The following proteins come from a genomic window of Maribacter sp. HTCC2170:
- a CDS encoding M14 family zinc carboxypeptidase yields the protein MFKRLLLLLLFCGSTLYGQDYFFKKFHPFSSEIPSPEQFLGYGIGEHHTRHDLIVAYLEKLAEVSDRASIHYYGKTHEGRKLVILTITSPDNLSNLDNLKQQHLAFTNPNDNVSNYDDIPIFINLAYNVHGNEPSSSEAALLTAYTFAASNNPEILNYLNNAVIFVDPTINPDGRDRHTQWANTYQGNPNVADPQDAEHNEYWPGGRTNHYWFDLNRDWLLGINPESRGKLTWYHEWYPNVVTDFHEMGTQSSYFFEPMKENGSLNPIMPKENYRDLNDMFGAQFAKALDSIGSFYFTKEVFDGTYPGYGSSYPDLQGGLGLLFEQASSRGHKQTTAFGEITFPFTIRNQYTSSITTVKTAVKNKAYMRKYQQEFFKSAITKSSKSKIKGYTFGDAHDQNRNKAFIDKLLLHKIDVYKSGNKFVVPTKQPQYRMVQTMFETYSKYRDSVYYDASAWSVGNFYNMKYRPVTSLNIGDKITTTDNLVKVSPIQKSNYAYIVDWDDYNAPAALNYLQTNGLTVSSSFKPFTAKVGSNSKSFNYGALVIPVSLQKKDANTVFQLVQKVQKKYQVPVFGVNSGYSLKGIDLGSSYVSPLKKPKAAMLIGEGVRSYEAGEVWHLLDTRVHMPITKIPMRNFNKASLDKYKTLVMVSGRYSFTEKQLAKIKSWVSKGNTLITIGTATKWAVDKKLVKEELTKKEKDTTAIAVRKPYVDARENLGKESVGGIILKVDIDTTHPLAFGYHDSSIPVYKNNTVWLAPSKNEYATIGKYSSNPHIDGFVTKKNMEENLKPSASLVVSKVGGGRVVLFADNPNFRGSWYGTNRLFLNALFLGDKIRIPSRD from the coding sequence ATGTTTAAGAGATTACTCCTTTTGTTGCTGTTTTGTGGCTCTACACTTTACGGCCAAGATTATTTTTTTAAAAAATTCCATCCTTTTAGCTCAGAAATTCCATCTCCGGAGCAATTTTTGGGTTATGGTATTGGTGAACATCATACGCGACATGACTTAATAGTGGCCTATTTAGAAAAGCTAGCAGAAGTTTCCGATAGGGCATCTATTCATTACTACGGAAAGACACACGAAGGTCGAAAATTGGTGATTCTTACAATCACAAGTCCTGACAACTTATCAAACCTCGACAATCTAAAACAACAACATTTGGCATTTACCAATCCCAATGACAATGTCTCTAATTATGATGACATCCCAATTTTTATCAATCTTGCTTATAATGTGCATGGTAATGAGCCTTCAAGTTCAGAAGCAGCCTTATTAACGGCTTATACATTCGCTGCATCAAACAATCCAGAAATTTTAAACTATTTGAATAATGCTGTGATTTTTGTTGATCCTACGATAAATCCTGATGGTCGAGATAGACATACGCAATGGGCAAACACCTACCAAGGTAATCCTAATGTTGCGGATCCACAGGATGCCGAACATAATGAATATTGGCCTGGAGGGCGTACGAACCACTATTGGTTCGATTTAAACCGCGACTGGCTTTTAGGTATAAATCCCGAAAGTAGAGGTAAATTGACTTGGTACCATGAGTGGTATCCGAACGTTGTTACCGATTTTCATGAAATGGGAACCCAAAGCTCTTATTTCTTTGAGCCTATGAAAGAAAATGGTTCATTGAACCCAATCATGCCCAAAGAAAATTATAGAGATTTAAATGATATGTTCGGAGCACAATTTGCGAAAGCCTTGGACAGTATAGGCTCTTTTTATTTTACAAAAGAAGTTTTTGACGGTACTTACCCTGGCTATGGCTCTTCATACCCAGACTTGCAAGGGGGATTGGGGTTGTTGTTTGAACAGGCCAGCTCTAGAGGACATAAGCAAACAACGGCTTTCGGGGAAATCACTTTTCCGTTCACGATACGTAATCAATACACCTCAAGTATCACAACGGTAAAAACAGCTGTCAAGAACAAGGCGTATATGCGAAAGTATCAACAAGAATTTTTTAAAAGTGCAATTACCAAATCTTCTAAGAGTAAGATAAAGGGATACACTTTTGGTGATGCCCATGATCAAAATAGAAATAAGGCTTTCATTGATAAATTGCTCTTACATAAGATAGATGTGTATAAATCGGGGAATAAATTCGTGGTACCGACGAAGCAACCACAATACAGAATGGTACAGACCATGTTCGAAACCTATTCTAAATATAGAGACAGTGTTTATTATGATGCTTCCGCCTGGTCTGTAGGTAACTTTTACAACATGAAGTACCGACCAGTCACATCATTGAACATAGGAGACAAAATCACAACAACCGATAACCTTGTGAAGGTTTCCCCAATCCAAAAATCCAATTATGCCTATATAGTTGACTGGGATGATTACAATGCTCCTGCAGCACTCAATTACCTTCAAACAAATGGTTTAACAGTTTCCTCCTCATTTAAGCCATTCACTGCAAAAGTTGGTTCAAACTCAAAATCTTTTAACTATGGGGCGTTGGTAATACCGGTAAGTCTTCAAAAGAAGGATGCAAACACCGTATTTCAGCTTGTTCAAAAAGTGCAAAAAAAATACCAAGTCCCGGTCTTTGGCGTGAATTCTGGGTATAGCTTAAAAGGCATTGACCTTGGAAGTAGTTATGTTTCCCCGCTTAAAAAACCAAAAGCAGCCATGCTCATTGGTGAGGGAGTTCGCTCTTATGAAGCTGGTGAAGTATGGCATTTACTGGATACTCGAGTTCATATGCCAATTACAAAAATCCCAATGCGAAATTTTAACAAAGCCAGTTTGGACAAATACAAGACCTTGGTAATGGTATCTGGTAGGTATAGTTTTACAGAAAAACAATTGGCCAAAATCAAATCTTGGGTGAGCAAAGGCAACACATTGATTACAATTGGCACAGCCACCAAATGGGCAGTGGACAAGAAATTGGTAAAAGAAGAATTAACTAAAAAAGAAAAAGACACCACAGCAATAGCTGTTCGAAAACCCTATGTTGATGCTCGTGAAAATCTAGGCAAAGAAAGTGTTGGGGGTATTATTCTCAAAGTGGATATAGACACCACCCATCCCCTGGCCTTCGGATATCATGACTCTTCTATTCCTGTTTATAAGAATAATACAGTATGGTTGGCGCCTAGCAAAAATGAATATGCCACTATTGGTAAATATTCGAGTAATCCTCATATAGACGGGTTTGTCACGAAGAAAAACATGGAAGAAAACCTAAAACCATCCGCCTCATTGGTGGTGAGCAAAGTTGGGGGTGGTAGAGTTGTTTTATTTGCGGACAATCCTAATTTTAGAGGGTCGTGGTATGGCACAAATCGACTATTCTTAAATGCTTTGTTTCTAGGTGATAAAATAAGAATTCCGTCAAGAGATTAA
- a CDS encoding amidohydrolase family protein: protein MNITAQSAAGDGPHTQLIIRGVMLINGNGAPPQGPIDIVVENNIIKKIQVVGYPGVAIKDSSRPKLKAGGKELDCTGMYLLPGFVDMHGHIGGTSQGADSEYVFRLWMSHGITTVREPSGRGVDYTLDLKRKSAKNEIVAPRILAYTGFGQGNGGPITTAEMAREWVRDNAKKGADGIKFFGAEPEIMDAALRENKKLGLRSACHHAQLNVARWNVLHSARAGLTSMEHWYGLPEALFEDRTIQNYPLDYNYNNEQHRFEEAGRLWKQAAKPYSEHWNAVMDELLALDFTLDPTFNIYEASRDLQRARRAEWHEEYTLPSLWEFYQPSKISHGSYWHDWGTEQEVAWKENYRLWMTFVNEYKNRGGRVTAGSDSGFIFQLYGFAYVRELELLREAGFHPLEIIRSATLNGAEALGMGDKIGSVTVGKFADFVVVEENPLKNLKVLYGTGAVKLTEDNEVVRVGGVKYTIKDGIVYDAKALLKEVKEMVDTEKKNKHYKILQPGIKE from the coding sequence ATGAACATTACTGCACAAAGCGCTGCAGGAGATGGTCCTCACACCCAACTGATTATTAGAGGAGTAATGCTTATTAATGGAAATGGTGCACCGCCACAGGGACCCATAGACATTGTGGTCGAGAATAACATAATAAAAAAAATTCAGGTCGTGGGTTATCCTGGCGTGGCCATTAAGGATTCTAGCAGGCCAAAATTGAAAGCCGGTGGAAAAGAACTTGATTGTACTGGCATGTATTTATTGCCTGGATTTGTTGATATGCACGGGCACATTGGCGGAACCTCACAAGGCGCTGATTCTGAGTACGTATTTAGATTATGGATGAGTCATGGTATTACCACTGTTCGTGAGCCTAGCGGCCGTGGAGTTGATTACACATTGGATTTAAAGCGAAAAAGTGCTAAGAACGAAATTGTAGCGCCACGCATATTGGCTTATACAGGATTTGGTCAAGGAAACGGCGGTCCAATTACAACTGCTGAGATGGCACGCGAATGGGTACGTGATAATGCAAAAAAAGGCGCAGATGGTATAAAGTTTTTTGGGGCTGAACCAGAAATTATGGATGCGGCTCTGCGAGAAAATAAAAAGTTAGGACTCCGTTCTGCTTGTCACCATGCACAACTGAATGTTGCCCGTTGGAATGTTTTACATTCTGCAAGAGCAGGATTAACTAGTATGGAGCACTGGTACGGTTTGCCAGAGGCTTTATTTGAAGATAGGACCATTCAGAACTATCCGTTGGACTATAATTATAACAATGAGCAGCACAGATTTGAAGAAGCCGGTCGTTTATGGAAACAGGCTGCTAAACCATATTCCGAGCATTGGAATGCTGTTATGGATGAGCTTTTGGCCTTAGATTTCACCTTAGACCCTACCTTTAATATTTATGAGGCCAGTCGCGATCTACAACGTGCTAGAAGGGCTGAATGGCATGAAGAGTATACCCTGCCATCGCTCTGGGAGTTTTATCAACCAAGTAAAATTTCACACGGATCTTACTGGCACGATTGGGGTACAGAGCAAGAAGTGGCTTGGAAAGAGAACTATAGATTGTGGATGACCTTTGTAAATGAGTATAAAAATCGCGGTGGTCGTGTAACTGCAGGATCTGATTCTGGATTTATTTTTCAACTGTATGGCTTTGCCTATGTGCGCGAATTGGAACTATTACGTGAGGCAGGTTTCCATCCCTTGGAGATTATTCGTTCAGCAACACTTAATGGTGCAGAAGCTTTGGGTATGGGAGATAAAATAGGAAGTGTTACAGTTGGTAAGTTTGCAGATTTTGTTGTGGTTGAAGAGAACCCGCTAAAGAACTTAAAAGTGTTATATGGAACAGGCGCAGTTAAACTGACTGAAGATAACGAAGTAGTACGTGTAGGTGGTGTTAAATACACTATTAAGGACGGTATAGTTTATGATGCCAAGGCTTTGTTAAAAGAAGTTAAAGAAATGGTCGATACCGAAAAGAAAAATAAACACTATAAGATTTTACAACCAGGTATCAAGGAGTAG